One Stratiformator vulcanicus genomic window, TACCTTCGACGGATTCAGCCCCGACTTCGGAGAGTTCGCCCGCATGGCGATCCGGGATCGATGGGTCGAAGCCGAGAACCGTGGGGGCAAGCGACAGGGCGGGTTCTGCACCGACTTTCCCGGGCAGAAGCAAACGCGAATCTTTATGACCTTCACGGAGTCAGCCGACAGCATGTCGACGCTCGCGCACGAGCTGGGCCATGCCTATCACGCCTGGGTGTTAAAGGACCAGCCGGTCTTTTCTCAGGATTACCCGATGAATCTGGCGGAGACCGCCTCCACCTTTGCTGAACAGGTGCTGGGCCAACGCCGACTCGATCAGGCGGAGTCCGCCGACGACCGGCTCGTCACGCTCGACCACATGTTGTTCGACGCGGTTTCGTACCTGATGAATATCCACTCGCGGTTTATTTTCGAAAGTGCCTTTTATCAAGAGCGGGCTCAAGGCGAGTTAACCGCCGATCGTTTGTGCGAATTAATGCTTGCCGCGCAGAAAGAGGGATATCAAAACTCACTCGCCGCGGACGGCTGGCACGAGCGGTTCTGGGCCGGAAAACTTCACTTTTATATCAGTGAGCTGCCCTTTTATAACTTCCCCTACACCTTCGGTTACCTGCTCTCGCTCGGGCTGTATGCCGCGGCTGATGAAATCGATGACTTTCCCTCGGCCTACCGCGAATTCTTAATTGCTACGGGATGCATGACGGCGGAGGAAGCGGTCCAAAGCACGCTCGGCTACGATCTGACCGAACCTGAATTCTGGAATCGATCAATCGACGTTATTGATAAGCGAATTACGGAATACCTCTCGCTGACAGAACTGCTTTTCGGCGACTCAAATGGGTCGTGAGACGGGTTCGTCAACAGGCTACGGAGCAGGCAAAGGCCAACCTTGATGTGCTTCGCAGCCTCGCAGGTTAATTGATTGGCAATGTAACGTAAAACGAAGTTAGTTCGCAGACTCCATGATTGCCCCCGCCGATCGCAAGAATTCAAGAACGCGGGATTGGCAGCGCACGGGCGATTCGCTCGACCGCGAACTGCCCGGGTTTTCTTTAAAGATCGTCACGCCCGAAAATGTCCGGCTGTCTTATACACCGGCCGGGCCCGGTAGCCGGGCCGCGGCTTATTTTATTGATATGGTGGTTCGCCTGATGGCGACGAGCGCGATTGCCGTGCCGATTATGTGTGCCGGTGTGTTGCTGCCCGGCACGGCTATCGGCGTATTTATGCTCATCATGTTTGCCAACACGTTCTTCTACTTCGTCTTATTAGAGTACTATTGGAATGGACGCTCGATCGGCAAACGCGTTTTCGGATTGCGGGTGATTCACGAACGGGGTTACCCCGTTACCTTCTGGACTTCGGTGACGCGGAACTTGCTGCGGATTGTTGATTCCCTCGGCTTCTACGGCATTGGCTTAATCTCGATGACCCTGTCGCCTGATTTTCGCCGCATCGGCGATTGGGTCGGGCGAACGATCGTGATTAAGGATCGACCGGCAAAACTGCCGACGCAGCCGGTCATCCTCGATAAAATTGAATCGCTTTCGCGGGGAGAGATTAATTCGTTCGTGCCTTCGCAGTCGGTGCTTTCTCTGATCGATCGATTTCTGGCCCGGCGGCATGTGCTTTCTGTGCGCCGCGGGCACCAGATGGCGCGGCCGCTCGCGATGGCGCTGGCCGAACGTCTTAATTTCAGCGGCGACGTCGACGTGGTCGCGAAATATCCGATGGCCTTCCTGGCACGGGTTCACGCCACCTTCTTGCGACGCAACGAAGTCGAACGGCAGGCCGGGGTCGCGGCAATTGACGGGCAAGACTCATTTGCGTCGGCCCGTGCGATCGGGAGGGGCGTGTCATGACCAAGCAGGACTTCATTAAGCGCCGCCGCGAGCATTGGGATCAATTTTCCGATTTGCTCGAGTCGATGGACAACGTGGTCGCTCGCACGAGGACGGCTGCCGACGTCGACAATCTTTCGCAAGGACTCCGCGAGATATCAGCCGATCTGGCAATTATTCGCGCGCAAGATTGGGACCCGGCGTTAGAGGCCTACCTTAATGATCTCGCAGCCCGCGGCTATAACGTCTTCTATTCAGCCCCGTCGGGAAGCATCGCGAAAGCGTCTCGGTATCTGACCGTCGATTTTCCGCGGTTGTTCCGATCGAATATCGGCTATTTCGTAGCGGCCTCTCTCCTATTCTTCGGGCCGTTTGTGGCGTCGTGGATCGCGGTCGCTGCAAATGTGGAATTGGCAAAGAAGGTCCTTCCGCCGGCGAACTTAGAGCAGTTTGATCAGATGTACGGCCCGGCCGAACAGAGTGATGACGCGAGCGGCGAGGAAGAAGAGGAACTGAGCTTCGGCGGGTTCGGTGAAGAACGCAATTTGATGTTCGGCTTTTATGTGATGAACAACGCCGGGATTGCCATTCGCTGCTTTCTGCTCGGGGCGACCTTCGGGATTGGCACCGTGTACGTGCTCGTGTTTAACGGCATCGTGCTGGGGACGGTCTTCGGGTATGTGCAGGCGCAGGGCAATGGTGAGCGGCTCTTCAGTTTCGCGGTGTCTCACGGATCATTCGAACTGACGGCGATCGCGGTCGCCGGGGGCGCGGGTCTGATGATCGCCGATGCGATGATTCATCCGGGCAATCGTTCGCGGTTGGAGAGTCTCCGCGTTCGCGGTGTCGCGGCGATGCAGATCGGACTTGGCGCTGCCGCGATGCTGGTTGTCGCCGCGTTGATTGAGGCCTATTGGTCACCTCTGCCGATCGACCCGTCGATTAAGTACAGCATTGGCGGGCTGCTTTGGATCACGGTTGCGTTATACCTCGGCTTATCGGGCCGCGGCGCAGCGAGAGCGCCCGCCGAGGTGCGGAGATGAGTGGCGCAAAGTCTGAGCCGATTCCGACCGGTCGCAACGGCAAAGCAGCTCACAGCGACGGTCTCGCGACGGTGGCTTCCGTTCGATTGCCGTTAGAGCCGCGCAACGTCCTTGGTTGTCTTGACGCCGCGGCCGCGATCGTCGCGAATTTCGCGTCCGAGATCGGTCTGCTGGCGGCAGCGGTGCTTGCCCCGTCGATCGCGATTGTCTTCACGATTTGTCGATTCGCCGGAGGCGATTTGCGGGTTGCACTCGTCGTGGTTTACACAACGGTCGTGCTGCTCAATCTGGTGATTCCCTCCGCGATGACGCGCGTTCTCTTTGATGGCCGATTCGATGTCGCCCCGCAGCAACGCTCGAATGCCGCACGATGGTGGGCCGCCGCACCCAACGCCGGCGCACTTGCCGGACTCGCGTTGCTCGTGATCGCTCTGATCGAATCGAGGTTTTTCGGTGGAGCGCGTTTGCCGAATTCGAATGGGTTTCTCATCTTTGCTTTGATCTGGGGCGGTGTCCTCGCCATGCGTTCGGCGATGCTGATCGCCAATCGCTTTCCCATGCCCCGGCAGGTCCGCCGCTTAATTCCCCGCCGGATCGTCAAGAGCGTCCTCGATGCGGCAGTGCCGGCAATGTTGTTTTTCGGGCCGACATCGGAGTGGAAGATTGCGGGCGGGATATTAATCCTTCCGGCGCTTCTGATCTCGGTTTGGGTGAGCGTTCGCTCTGCATTCGCGACGGAGCGAGCCGCGTTTCGAAGTCGCAACCCGGAACTCCATAACGCTCGAGCCGATGCGCTGTTTCGGGGGATTGACTCTCGTAGCGAATCGCTCGGCCGCGGCTTCGTGTTGGCGGGATTGACGATGCTATTCACCGCGGTGCTTTGTTGGACACTGCAATGGTTGTATTCGACGGCGACGGGGACGGCATCGTTCGGCGGAGCGTTCGTGGAGATGACTCAGGTCTCTGATCAATGGCTTATTCTGCGCGGCGTGTTAGCCGACCCGGTCGTTGCAACGTGTTTCGTCGCGGCCGCTATTTGCGCGTGGATCGTGTGCCGGATCGCGTGGTACTTTGGCTATCTCGATACCCGGGTTCGGTTCGACTGCTGGGATCTAGAATTGGAGATCGGCAAAGAACTCGAGTCACTCGGTCCGGCTTCGTCGGCCGAACGGAGAGCGAGCAGCCGGACGACCGCTGTCGCGGATACTTCCTCGAACGTAGCAACGTAGCGCTTCCGCATGAACAGATTGATCGACACCCGACAGAGCAGAAATCGGCTGAGCGGCGTCGCGTCTGTCGCGCTTGTGGTCGCGGCGTTTTTCGGACTATCGACACATGTCGTCGCTGCGGAATCGGCTGAGGGAGCGGAGGCGAATTACGTTTCGGACGGGTTGGGGTGGGACGACGACGTCTTCACGGCTGAAGAGATTCGCGATGCCGCCGAGTCGGTCATGCAGTCTCCCGACTTGCAACGGTTTGCCGATTTCGAGGGCCAAGCTTCCGGTGGCGAGAAGACGAAGAAGGAGCCGGAGACCGCCAAGCAACCGCAGTCGTCGCGATCGAATCAAACATCGATTCGGTCCGCCGGATTGCTCGGCGAATTGTTCGGCGGTTTACTCCACTTGTTCGCCTACGGACTGATCGGGATCGTTGTGCTGGCGATCGTCTATCTCGTGTTCCGAGCGCTGAGCGAACGGCAATCGCGCGGGGCGATGGGATCGGTCAACGAAGCGACGATTGTCGATGTCGAAGAAGAAGGGGTCGACGCCGGAGCCGTGGGGTTGGGATCAGATCAACGGCGGGACGCGGCCGTCGAGGCTGCGCGCGAAGGACGCTTCGGGGAGGCGATCGCCTTGCTGCTGATCGGTTTGCTCGCGCGGTTAGAACGTGCCGGCATGATCCGCCCCCGTCGAGGTTTGACCCACTTTGACTACCTGCGGGCCGCCCGCAGTGAACCGTCGCTTTATGAGGCGCTTAAGGCCGTACTCCGCATCTATCACCCGATCGGATTCGGCCGGCGCTCGGCCGATCGGACCGCGTTCGAACAGTCTCTCTCCGCTTATGATCGTGCCACCGTGCCGGTCGCGGAGGCGACGACGTGAAGTTGCGATCCCACTTTGAAACTGATTTGCGTTGGGCGGCGGCGGTACTGATCGCAATCGTGTTGCCCGTCACCCTGCCCGATCTCACGCCCCCCGATCCCTCCGACAGCTACTCTGATAACGCACTCGGCAAACTCGCCGCCGTCCGCTTGTGTGATGCGCTCGGAGTGGAAGCGCGACGAAATACGGAGGACTTAACGCGGGTGCTCGGCGATACGAGCAAATTCGATCCGTGGGAAACAGTGCTGGTCCTCGCGGGACCGGCTCGCTACCCGACCCCCGCCGAGTGGTCGGTCCTGCTCGACTGGATCGACGAAGGCGGAGCGGTCGTGCTCGCGGCGAACAGTGCCCAACCTGAATTCGAAGTTCCGGGCTACGACATCGCTGTCGTCGAGTTGGGGGAACCACTTGAGGTCGCCCCCGATGATGAGAGTGGCGATCTAATTCTTGACTGGGGTGACGCCGTCGATTCCTACGCTTGGACGTCTTACGGCCGGATCGAAGGTTCCGGCGTCGAACCGATCCTGGAGATCGACGGCACCGTTCAAGCCGGACGCATCGCCATCGGCGACGGCGAACTGACGATCGTCGCGACCGATTCACCGCTGACCAATATCGGCCTCGGTCGCGGTTTGACGAGTGTGATCACATGGCGTCTGCTCGAGGGGGCGACGTACATCCGAAGCGTCTATGTGTTCGACGAATCTCTCAACGTCTCGGGCACGCCGCGGATCGTTTCGCTTCTGATTTCCGAGCCCTTTCGCCCGTTCACGATGCAATGCCTCATCGCATTGCTGCTGTTCGCGTGGTGGCAGTCGCGGCCGTTCGGACCGGGCATCGCCGTCGCCGATCCGGTTCGAGACGATATCGTCGCCCACGCGGACGCAGCCGGCACCCTGCACTACCGCCAGGGAGACGGTCGCCGGTTGCTGATCCGGTATCGCGAAGCACTCATTTCCGATCTAAAACTGCGGCGCTTGAAAGGGCGTGAAGATCGCGTGCTCGCCCCGATCGCGGACCGAATGAACAGCTCCGTCGCTGATGTCCGCGCGGTCTTTCGTGAGACGGGAAGTAATGCGAAGGCCCCGCGTGATCGCGCCGCGGCCGCCCGGCTAATTCGCCGACTCGCCGAAGTCCGTGAAGCCTCCGGCAGGCCGACTCCGCAGGGCGAGAACTGAAATCGCCGCTCGATCGCGAACGAGCGACGGGTCCGCGTCCGATTCGCAACTCTTTCTCGATTCAATACTTACGTCGTTGGTTCCTCGGTCACGTCGAATCGCTCTTCGCCGCGAGTTTTCAAGATCGCTTGGCTATCGAAGTTTGCTTCAGCGGGCCGACCGTTTGTGCCGATGAGGTAAACTATGCGGTTTTTTCCGCCGAGGAACCGTCGTCTGCGCTGCGGCCGACAACGAAGGATGCGCCGAATGAAGACCTTGCGATCCGATCGAATCACCACGTTTGGGGCTGCCGGTATCGTCTGCGCCGGATTGTGCATCGCGATGCCAATCCGGACCGAGGCGGCCGGCCCGAGAGCCCAGACCGCAACGCGGCACCAAGTTCAATCATTCCAAAATGGCGCGACGTCGGCGACGTACATCGGAGTCATCGGGCAGATCGCGCGACCGGGCTCGTATCATTTCGATTCAGCCAGTCCCACCATCGGTGAGGTCTTGAAAGTTGCCGGTCCGCTGACGGACGAAGCAACCGGCTCGGTGCGGATCATTCGCCACGGACGAACCGGAATTCAAATGTCGGTCCGCCCCGGCAGTGACTATCGCCTCGTCCCCGGTGACGTGCTTGTGATCGATGGCACGAGGGGGCGGCGGTTCGGTGTCACCGGCGTGACACAGACGGCGTATCGCGCGGAGCGAAAATTTGCCAAGACAAATGATGCGGCGCGACCGGCCGTGCAATTGGCCGTGGTCGGGATCGCCGAACGACCGGTAATTCTGAAGGTGGCCGGAGAACGGGCAACGCCGCGGGCGATGGTCGCGAGCCTCGGTCAAACCCACCTCGATCCCGCGCGGGACATCCACGTGATCGCCGCCGGAATGAATGGCAAGGCGATATCGGATCGGCCCCTGCCGGAAGGTTCGGTACTCGTGTTCGACCCGCGCCGCGTTCGCGCCGAAACGATTCCGACGTTGCCGGAGCCGATCGCCGTTGATGCCTCGGCAATCGCCCTGACCGATGGACAAGCCATTCCGCCGGCACCAACGACCGCAGCGCCGGCGCTTCCGCCGCTGCCGACCGGACCGGCGATCACCCCGGAACCGGCATTCGACGGTCCGGGCGAAATTTCGTCGATCGATGATGGCCCGCTGATGAGCGATCTGACATCGATTCCGAAGCTCGAAATGCTTCCGCCCCCGCCGACTGACAATCCACTACAGGTCGCCGATTCGACCGGTTCACACCTCTCCTTCATCGACCCGCCCGGCGGAGCTGCTTCCAACTCGATTTCCGGAACCGGAGTCGAAAATGTTCCGCCTCCGACCGAAGGGCTGACTACTGACTCCGGTGAGATCAAACTCGTCGAAGAAGGCGAAGCGACCGAACAAGTTGCGGAAGCCGGGACGGTCTCGACCATTCTGATTCTACTGACGTCGCTGCCGGCGGCCTTCGGACTCGGCACCTTGGTGTTTTTCGGTATCCGCCAATTCCTGGCGTTCCGATCCGACTTCCGCGCGTTCCCACTTCATCGCGATTGGGTGGCGACGATTCTTCGACGTTCACGCAGTGCCGTTGCCATCAGCGAAGAACGAGCGACCGCGCCAGCGAATCAAATCGCAGTGGCTGCCGCTCCGATTATCGCCGCCGTGCCGGAGCCGGAGGAATCACTTCCGGAAACGACTTCGCATCAAGAGGATGACGCGAACGTGGTGATCGCCGAGGAAGCGAGCCTCGCCGTCGAAACAGAGGTCACCACAACGGAGTCGGAAGAGACCGAGTTCGATTCCGCGCCGATTCCTGTTCAAGAATCAATCGCGATTGAAGAACCGATTTCTTCTGAAACGACGGAAGAAGTCGCGGACGATCCGTTCATGACGGCGATCGCGTTGATGTGCCACGCCGAATCGATCGAAGAAGA contains:
- a CDS encoding DUF4129 domain-containing protein, which gives rise to MNRLIDTRQSRNRLSGVASVALVVAAFFGLSTHVVAAESAEGAEANYVSDGLGWDDDVFTAEEIRDAAESVMQSPDLQRFADFEGQASGGEKTKKEPETAKQPQSSRSNQTSIRSAGLLGELFGGLLHLFAYGLIGIVVLAIVYLVFRALSERQSRGAMGSVNEATIVDVEEEGVDAGAVGLGSDQRRDAAVEAAREGRFGEAIALLLIGLLARLERAGMIRPRRGLTHFDYLRAARSEPSLYEALKAVLRIYHPIGFGRRSADRTAFEQSLSAYDRATVPVAEATT
- a CDS encoding DUF4350 domain-containing protein, producing the protein MKLRSHFETDLRWAAAVLIAIVLPVTLPDLTPPDPSDSYSDNALGKLAAVRLCDALGVEARRNTEDLTRVLGDTSKFDPWETVLVLAGPARYPTPAEWSVLLDWIDEGGAVVLAANSAQPEFEVPGYDIAVVELGEPLEVAPDDESGDLILDWGDAVDSYAWTSYGRIEGSGVEPILEIDGTVQAGRIAIGDGELTIVATDSPLTNIGLGRGLTSVITWRLLEGATYIRSVYVFDESLNVSGTPRIVSLLISEPFRPFTMQCLIALLLFAWWQSRPFGPGIAVADPVRDDIVAHADAAGTLHYRQGDGRRLLIRYREALISDLKLRRLKGREDRVLAPIADRMNSSVADVRAVFRETGSNAKAPRDRAAAARLIRRLAEVREASGRPTPQGEN
- a CDS encoding RDD family protein; translated protein: MIAPADRKNSRTRDWQRTGDSLDRELPGFSLKIVTPENVRLSYTPAGPGSRAAAYFIDMVVRLMATSAIAVPIMCAGVLLPGTAIGVFMLIMFANTFFYFVLLEYYWNGRSIGKRVFGLRVIHERGYPVTFWTSVTRNLLRIVDSLGFYGIGLISMTLSPDFRRIGDWVGRTIVIKDRPAKLPTQPVILDKIESLSRGEINSFVPSQSVLSLIDRFLARRHVLSVRRGHQMARPLAMALAERLNFSGDVDVVAKYPMAFLARVHATFLRRNEVERQAGVAAIDGQDSFASARAIGRGVS
- a CDS encoding stage II sporulation protein M, which codes for MTKQDFIKRRREHWDQFSDLLESMDNVVARTRTAADVDNLSQGLREISADLAIIRAQDWDPALEAYLNDLAARGYNVFYSAPSGSIAKASRYLTVDFPRLFRSNIGYFVAASLLFFGPFVASWIAVAANVELAKKVLPPANLEQFDQMYGPAEQSDDASGEEEEELSFGGFGEERNLMFGFYVMNNAGIAIRCFLLGATFGIGTVYVLVFNGIVLGTVFGYVQAQGNGERLFSFAVSHGSFELTAIAVAGGAGLMIADAMIHPGNRSRLESLRVRGVAAMQIGLGAAAMLVVAALIEAYWSPLPIDPSIKYSIGGLLWITVALYLGLSGRGAARAPAEVRR